Proteins from one Rosa chinensis cultivar Old Blush chromosome 7, RchiOBHm-V2, whole genome shotgun sequence genomic window:
- the LOC112179437 gene encoding elongation factor 1-gamma → MALVLRAGNTNKNGYKALIAAEFSGVNVELVKDFEMGVSNKSPEFLKMNPIGKVPVLETPDGPVFESNAIARYVTRLKADNPLYGSSLIEYALVEQWIDFATLEIDANILRWFIPRIGFAVYLPPAEEAAISSLKRALTALNTHLASNTYLVGHSVTLADIIMICNLTLGFNRLLTKSFTSEFPHVERYFWTLVNQPNFRKILGEVKQAESVPAIQSKKPSQPKEPAKKEAKKEVKKEPAKPKVEEAAQEEEAPKPKAKNPLDLLPPSKMILDEWKRLYSNTKTNFREVAVKGFWDMYDPEGYSLWFCDYKYNDENTVSFVTLNKVGGFLQRMDLARKYAFGKMLVIGSDPPFKVKGLWLFRGQEVPQFIIDECYDMELYDWHKVDITDEDQKERVNQMIEDQEPFEGEALLDAKCFK, encoded by the exons ATGGCTTTG GTGCTGCGCGCTGGGAACACCAATAAGAATGGTTACAAGGCACTCATTGCTGCCGAGTTCAGCGGTGTCAATGTTGAGCTGGTGAAGGATTTCGAGATGGGTGTGTCGAACAAGAGTCCCGAGTTTCTCAAAATGAATCCCATTGGGAAG GTTCCTGTGTTGGAAACGCCGGACGGTCCTGTTTTTGAGAGCAATGCCATTGCGCGATATG TTACTCGTTTGAAGGCGGATAATCCCCTTTATGGTTCTTCCTTGATTGAATAT GCCCTTGTGGAGCAATGGATTGATTTTGCAACGTTAGAGATTGATGCCAATATTTTGCGTTGGTTCATACCGCGTATCGGTTTTGCAGTCTACCTTCCTCCG GCTGAGGAAGCTGCAATTTCTTCCTTGAAGAGAGCACTAACTGCTTTGAACACTCATCTTGCTTCCAACACGTACTTAGTTGGGCACTCTGTGACATTGGCTGATATCATTATGATATGTAATTTAACACTGGGTTTTAACCGGTTGTTGACAAAAAGTTTTACCTCAGAGTTTCCTCATGTAGAGAGATACTTTTGGACATTGGTTAATCAGCCTAATTTTCGCAAGATACTGGGTGAGGTGAAACAAGCTGAATCTGTTCCAGCTATTCAGTCAAAGAAGCCTTCACAGCCTAAGGAACCTGCAAAGAAAGAGGCCAAGAAGGAAGTGAAGAAAGAGCCAGCAAAGCCTAAAGTAGAAGAGGCTGCTCAGGAAGAGGAGGCACCCAAACCCAAGGCAAAGAATCCTCTTGATCTTTTGCCTCCTAGCAAGATGATTCTGGATGAATGGAAAAGGCTTTATTCAAACACAAAGACCAACTTCCGTGAGGTTGCTGTCAAAG GCTTCTGGGACATGTATGATCCAGAGGGTTACTCTCTTTGGTTTTGCGATTACAAATACAATGATGAAAATACAGTCTCATTCGTGACTTTAAACAAGGTGGGCGGCTTTCTGCAGCGGATGGATTTGGCTCGTAAATATGCGTTTGGGAAGATGTTGGTGATTGGATCTGATCCTCCTTTCAAGGTGAAGGGCTTGTGGCTGTTCCGTGGGCAAGAGGTTCCCCAGTTCATAATTGATGAATGTTATGATATGGAACTGTATGATTGGCATAAGGTTGATATCACTGATGAGGATCAAAAGGAGCGCGTGAACCAGATGATTGAAGATCAGGAGCCTTTTGAGGGGGAGGCCTTGTTGGATGCCAAATGCTTCAAATGA
- the LOC112178173 gene encoding snRNA-activating protein complex subunit has translation MAESSKNAGVEYQEDTNGKKFDRGEEEEELSVLRGGPLYVHNLMSPITSVPFFQSSILQQLQDLEVEVSSVSSQVSDEDISVDELKIISEEELVDMAIKEVLKDDEKAPNDGIADDLETSDDRTCKKKPRKRKERETNALEDTYRDKKVFWSHIAKKVEDIKKIKEKQDEDKAAVTLHSYNPSLKIEGRRAVTSSSRTIERLKPLRSASSAVKVKSCSNSSIQDYIPVQHPEVALTVEVYHNVKIWIKTQEFLVLGRQSLTELRDKIYCLTDHVMRKDPSGYFLIEDTFYNDLRDPSALDYSEPILDWLTNSRDNALQKWESILGGANMQKQKKLAVVDGIKGSQLPHYRVIDMHKTKFRDLKFRLGAGYLYCHQGDCRHTIVIRDMRLLHPEDVQNSAVYPILLFQLKLHVRKCNVCRIYRATKVTVDDKYAPENPCYFCEQCYYLLHYKGDGSLHYQDFEVYDYQHDQPR, from the coding sequence ATGGCAGAGAGCAGCAAAAATGCTGGTGTTGAATACCAAGAAGACACCAATGGCAAAAAATTTGATCGtggtgaggaggaggaggagctttCAGTTCTGAGAGGGGGACCCCTCTACGTTCATAATCTGATGAGTCCAATCACCAGTGTCCCTTTCTTCCAGTCTTCGATTCTCCAACAACTGCAGGATTTAGAGGTAGAAGTATCTTCAGTTTCATCTCAAGTTTCTGACGAAGACATCTCGGTGGATGAGCTCAAGATCATCAGTGAGGAAGAATTAGTAGATATGGCTATCAAGGAAGTACTTAAGGATGATGAAAAAGCTCCCAATGATGGGATAGCAGATGACCTTGAGACATCAGATGATAGAACTTGTAAAAAGAaaccaaggaaaagaaaagaaagggagaCAAATGCTCTTGAGGACACTTACAGGGACAAGAAGGTTTTTTGGTCACATATTGCAAAGAAGGTGGAGGATATtaagaaaatcaaagaaaagcAGGATGAAGATAAAGCAGCTGTTACACTGCATTCATACAACCCTAGTCTGAAAATCGAGGGTCGCCGTGCTGTCACATCATCCTCAAGAACAATTGAAAGGCTAAAGCCCCTCAGGTCTGCAAGTTCCGCAGTAAAGGTAAAGTCATGCAGCAACAGTAGCATTCAGGACTACATACCTGTGCAACATCCAGAAGTTGCTCTTACAGTCGAGGTTTACCATAATGTGAAAATCTGGATCAAGACACAAGAATTCTTGGTACTAGGGAGACAAAGCTTAACTGAATTGAGAGATAAGATATACTGCTTAACAGACCATGTGATGCGAAAGGATCCATCAGGATATTTCCTCATTGAGGATACATTCTACAATGATTTGCGTGACCCCTCGGCATTAGACTACAGTGAGCCTATACTTGATTGGCTTACAAACTCAAGAGATAATGCTCTTCAAAAATGGGAATCCATTTTAGGTGGAGCTAACATGCAAAAGCAGAAAAAACTAGCAGTTGTTGACGGTATAAAAGGCTCACAATTGCCTCATTATAGAGTTATTGACATGCACAAGACAAAGTTTAGGGACTTGAAATTTCGACTTGGTGCTGGTTATCTGTATTGTCACCAGGGAGACTGCAGGCACACCATTGTAATTAGAGACATGCGATTGCTTCATCCGGAGGATGTACAGAACAGTGCAGTTTATCCGATACTGTTATTCCAACTGAAGCTACATGTACGAAAATGTAATGTTTGTAGGATATATAGAGCCACAAAGGTGACTGTAGATGACAAATATGCTCCGGAGAACCCTTGCTACTTCTGCGAGCAGTGCTATTACCTTCTTCACTATAAGGGTGATGGTTCTCTGCATTATCAGGACTTTGAAGTGTATGATTATCAGCACGATCAACCGCGTTGA
- the LOC112179750 gene encoding elongation factor 1-gamma, giving the protein MGYAVYLPHVERYFWTLVNLPNFRKILGEVKQAESIPAVQLVMKPSQPKESAETKVKVQTNKEAKKEPTEPKVEESAQEEEAPKTKAKNPLDLLPPSKMILDEWKRLYSNTKTNFREVAVKGGRFSTANGFGL; this is encoded by the exons ATGGGTTATGCTGTTTACCTTCCTCATGTTGAGAGATACTTTTGGACATTGGTTAATCTTCCTAATTTTCGCAAGATATTGGGGGAGGTGAAACAAGCAGAATCTATTCCAGCTGTTCAGTTAGTGATGAAGCCTTCACAGCCTAAGGAATCTGCAGAAACAAAGGTCAAGGTTCAGACGAATAAAGAGGCCAAGAAAGAACCAACAGAACCTAAAGTAGAAGAGTCTGCTCAGGAAGAGGAGGCACCCAAGACCAAGGCAAAGAATCCTCTTGATCTTTTGCCTCCTAGCAAGATGATATTGGATGAATGGAAAAGACTTTATTCAAACACAAAGACCAACTTCCGTGAGGTTGCTGTTA AAGGTGGGCGGTTTTCTACAGCAAATGGATTTGGCTTGTAA
- the LOC112179749 gene encoding putative pentatricopeptide repeat-containing protein At1g02420 has product MMMALKAKPLSSPSPFFRYSPQNPIFFLPRLLSSQTPIDSDVDTVYRIVSSSTRSQNLKQNLKSSGVFLSNDLIDEVLKRARFSHGNPLHALEFFNYTGNRRGFYHTTFALDTMLYMLGRSRMFEKMWEVLVEIKSKDRNLITPRTVMVVLARIAKVCSVRETVECFREFKKLVPEFDTACFNALLRTLCQEKSMTDARNVYHKLKQSFRPNLQTFNILLSGWKSSEDAEGFFEEMGEIGLKPDIVSYNCLIDVYSKNREMEKAFKLMEKMHDEDISPDKITYTCVIGGLGLVGQPDKARDVLKEMKELGCYPDVAAYNAAIRNFCIAKRLGDANGLVEEMISNGLSPNATTYNLFFRVFFWSSDLQNSWSLYGRMMHTGCLPNTQSCMFLIRLFKRLEKVDMALQLWNEMVERGFGSYILVSDVLFDLLCDMGKLTEAETCFLQMVEKGHKPSNVSFRRIKVLMELANKHEALKNLTEKMALFGSSIHLPESMDRSTEVPRSEPLA; this is encoded by the coding sequence ATGATGATGGCACTAAAAGCTAAACCCCTCTCATCCCCATCACCATTTTTCAGGTACTCGCCGCAAAACCCAATTTTCTTTCTCCCTCGATTACTCTCTTCCCAAACCCCAATCGACAGTGACGTCGACACTGTCTACCGCATAGTCAGTAGCTCCACCCGTTCCCAAAACTTGAAGCAAAACTTGAAATCGAGCGGTGTTTTCCTCTCAAATGATTTGATAGATGAGGTTCTGAAGCGGGCCAGGTTCAGCCATGGAAACCCTTTACACGCTCTCGAGTTTTTCAATTACACTGGGAATAGGAGAGGGTTTTATCACACCACATTTGCACTTGACACAATGCTTTATATGTTGGGAAGAAGTCGAATGTTCGAAAAGATGTGGGAGGTTTTGGTTGAGATCAAGAGTAAGGATAGGAATTTGATAACTCCTCGTACTGTGATGGTTGTTTTAGCTAGGATTGCTAAGGTTTGTTCTGTTAGGGAGACTGTGGAGTGTTTTAGAGAGTTCAAGAAGCTTGTGCCCGAATTCGACACAGCTTGTTTCAATGCGTTGTTGAGGACTCTTTGTCAAGAGAAGAGTATGACAGATGCTAGGAATGTGTATCATAAGCTGAAGCAGAGCTTTAGGCCGAATTTGCAGACCTTTAATATATTGTTATCGGGTTGGAAGTCATCGGAGGATGCTGAGGGGTTTTTCGAGGAGATGGGGGAGATTGGTCTGAAACCTGATATTGTTTCGTACAATTGTTTGATCGATGTTTATAGTAAGAATAGGGAAATGGAGAAAGCGTTTAAGTTGATGGAAAAAATGCATGACGAGGATATATCACCGGATAAGATCACGTATACTTGTGTCATTGGGGGATTGGGGTTGGTTGGTCAGCCTGATAAAGCCAGAGATGTGTTGAAGGAAATGAAGGAGCTTGGGTGCTACCCAGATGTTGCGGCATACAATGCTGCCATTAGGAATTTTTGCATTGCAAAGAGGCTTGGTGATGCTAATGGGTTGGTGGAGGAGATGATAAGTAATGGTTTGAGTCCAAATGCAACtacttacaatttgttcttTAGGGTTTTCTTCTGGTCAAGTGACTTGCAGAACTCTTGGAGCTTGTATGGGAGAATGATGCATACTGGGTGTCTGCCAAATACACAGTCGTGCATGTTCCTGATCAGGTTGTTTAAGAGGCTGGAAAAGGTGGATATGGCATTGCAGCTGTGGAATGAAATGGTGGAGAGGGGTTTTGGGTCTTATATATTGGTATCTGATGTGCTGTTTGATTTGCTGTGTGATATGGGTAAACTAACAGAAGCAGAAACGTGCTTCTTGCAGATGGTGGAGAAGGGGCATAAGCCAAGTAATGTTTCCTTTAGAAGGATCAAGGTGCTTATGGAACTGGCAAACAAGCATGAGGCCCTCAAGAACTTGACAGAGAAAATGGCACTTTTTGGCTCTTCAATCCATCTTCCTGAGAGTATGGATAGGTCAACAGAGGTACCACGCTCAGAACCACTTGCTTGA